The Fundulus heteroclitus isolate FHET01 chromosome 13, MU-UCD_Fhet_4.1, whole genome shotgun sequence genome contains a region encoding:
- the LOC105931635 gene encoding oocyte zinc finger protein XlCOF6 isoform X3 — translation MFALKMSSVQPQREMNTEQETPAEEPFSEFKEIFVKQEEAMDDQRRLLDFSRIPLIILHRIDTQKYCVCKDEGVDTELGNQERNSTLNEDIPEPCQIKGWGKETELLKIKQEKVEQEHQLFNEKGRQLCIGQVEKQFVLKHKIGDILMISSNMQRLQNEMKPIRNQLKSQASPEVASQSQEGNNNEDPGKRSVKQKQNERGEKTKEQEKAADISRRKINKNTHRGPNIYSSKFGSKTFSQKSPMRTFKMKIPFSCTSCGKKFPYRYPLTVHMRTHTGEKPFTCTACGKSYRCKSHLSFHMRIHTGEKPFTCTTCGMSYMYKIGLTQHMRTHTGEKPFTCTVCGKNFRQKGGLTVHIRTHTGEKPFTCTTCGKSYRDQTGITQHMITHTGKEPFTCTACGKSYCQKGGIIVHMRTHTGEKPFTCSTCGKSYKEKNGLTYHMRIHTGEKPFTCTACGKSFTHRYELTYHMRTHTGEEPFTCTACGKSYRNKSGLTYHMRTHTGEKPFTCTACGKSYRDKTGITQHMITHTGKEPFTCIACGKNYSQKGGLTVHMRTHTGEKPFTCTTCGKSYKEKNGLTYHMRTHTGEKPFTCTACGKSFTHRYELTYHLRTHTGEEPFTCTACGKSYRNKSGLTYHMRSHTGEKPFTCTACGKSYRDKSSLTYHMRTHTGEKPFTCTAYEYNLTEVI, via the exons ATGTTTGCATTGAAAATGTCTTCGGTTCAACCCCAGAGAGAGATGAACACCGAGCAGGAAACTCCTGCTGAAGAACCATTCTCTGAGTTCAAAGAAATCTTCGTCAAGCAGGAGGAAGCGATGGATGATCAGCGCAGACTGCTGGATTTCAGCCGGATACCTTTGATAATCTTACACCGAATAG ataCCCAAAAATATTGTGTATGTAAAGACGAGGGGGTTGACACTGAACTCGGCAACCAGGAGAGGAACTCCACTTTGAATGAAGACATTCCAGAACCTTGTCAGATAAAAGGGTGGGGGAAGGAAACAGAGCTTCTGAAGATAAAACAGGAGAAAGTGGAACAAGAACATCAACTGTTCAATGAGAAAGGGAGGCAACTCTGCATCGGTCAGGTTGAAAAGCAGTTTGTGCTGAAACATAAGATTGGTGACATTTTAATGATTTCTTCTAATATGCAAAGACtccaaaatgaaatgaaaccaATCAGGAACCAACTCAAGTCTCAGGCCTCCCCAGAAGTTGCAAGCCAAAGTCAGGAAGGAAACAATAATGAGGACCCAGGAAAAAGGAGCgtaaagcagaaacaaaatgaGAGAGGGGAGAAAACCAAAGAGCAGGAAAAAGCTGCTGACATTTCAAGAcgaaaaataaacaagaacacTCACCGTGGACCAAATATATATTCTTCTAAATTTGGTTCTAAAACCTTTTCTCAAAAAAGTCCCATGAGAACATTCAAGATGAAGATACCTTTCTCATGTACAAGCTGTGGAAAAAAGTTCCCCTATAGGTACCCTTTAACtgttcacatgagaactcacacaggtgagaaaccgTTCACATGTACAGCCTGTGGAAAAAGTTACAGGTGTAAAAGTCATTTATCATttcacatgagaattcacacaggtgagaagccattCACATGTACAACTTGTGGAATGAGTTACATGTATAAaattggtttaactcaacatatgagaactcacacaggtgagaaaccaTTCACATGTACAGTCTGTGGAAAGAATTTCAGGCAAAAAGGTGGCTTAACTGTTCACAttagaactcacacaggtgaaaagCCATTCACATGTACAACATGTGGAAAGAGTTACAGGGATCAAACTGGTATAACTCAACACATGATAACTCACACAGGCAAGGAACCATTCACATGTACAGCCTGTGGAAAAAGTTACTGTCAAAAAGGTGGTATAATtgttcacatgagaactcacacaggtgagaaaccaTTCACATGTTCaacctgtggaaagagttacaaggaaaaaaatggtttaacatatcacatgagaattcacacaggcGAGAAACCATTCACATGTACAgcctgtggaaaaagtttcactCACAGATATGAATTAACTTATCACATGAGGACTCACACAGGTGAGGAACCATTCACATGTACAGcctgtggaaagagttacagGAATAAAAGTGGTTTAACttatcacatgagaactcacacaggtgagaagccattCACATGTACAGcctgtggaaagagttacagGGATAAAACTGGTATAACTCAACACATGATAACTCACACAGGCAAGGAACCGTTCACATGTATAGCCTGTGGAAAGAATTACAGTCAAAAAGGTGGTTTAACtgttcacatgagaactcacacaggtgagaaaccaTTCACATGTACaacctgtggaaagagttacaaggaaaaaaatggtttaacttatcacatgagaactcacacaggcgAGAAACCATTCACATGTACAgcctgtggaaaaagtttcactCACAGATATGAATTAACTTATCACTTGAGGACTCACACAGGTGAGGAACCATTCACATGTACAGcctgtggaaagagttacagGAATAAAAGTGGTTTAACTTATCACATGAGAagccacacaggtgagaagccattCACATGTACAGcctgtggaaagagttacagGGATAAAAGTAGTTTAACttatcacatgagaactcacacaggtgagaaaccaTTCACGTGTACAGCCTATGAATACAATTTGACAGAAGTTATTTAA
- the LOC105931635 gene encoding oocyte zinc finger protein XlCOF6 isoform X2 has protein sequence MFAVKMSSVQPQREMNTEQETPAEEPFTEFKEIFVKPEEAMDDQRRLLDFSRIPLIILHRIDTQKYCVCKDEGVDTELGNQERNSTLNEDIPEPCQIKGWGKETELLKIKQEKVEQEHQLFNEKGRQLCIGQVEKQFVLKHKIGDILMISSNMQRLQNEMKPIRNQLKSQASPEVASQSQEGNNNEDPGKRSVKQKQNERGEKTKEQEKAADISRRKINKNTHRGPNIYSSKFGSKTFSQKSPMRTFKMKIPFSCTSCGKKFPYRYPLTVHMRTHTGEKPFTCTACGKSYRCKSHLSFHMRIHTGEKPFTCTTCGMSYMYKIGLTQHMRTHTGEKPFTCTVCGKNFRQKGGLTVHIRTHTGEKPFTCTTCGKSYRDQTGITQHMITHTGKEPFTCTACGKSYCQKGGIIVHMRTHTGEKPFTCSTCGKSYKEKNGLTYHMRIHTGEKPFTCTACGKSFTHRYELTYHMRTHTGEEPFTCTACGKSYRNKSGLTYHMRTHTGEKPFTCTACGKSYRDKTGITQHMITHTGKEPFTCIACGKNYSQKGGLTVHMRTHTGEKPFTCTTCGKSYKEKNGLTYHMRTHTGEKPFTCTACGKSFTHRYELTYHLRTHTGEEPFTCTACGKSYRNKSGLTYHMRSHTGEKPFTCTACGKSYRDKSSLTYHMRTHTGEKPFTCTAYEYNLTEVI, from the coding sequence ataCCCAAAAATATTGTGTATGTAAAGACGAGGGGGTTGACACTGAACTCGGCAACCAGGAGAGGAACTCCACTTTGAATGAAGACATTCCAGAACCTTGTCAGATAAAAGGGTGGGGGAAGGAAACAGAGCTTCTGAAGATAAAACAGGAGAAAGTGGAACAAGAACATCAACTGTTCAATGAGAAAGGGAGGCAACTCTGCATCGGTCAGGTTGAAAAGCAGTTTGTGCTGAAACATAAGATTGGTGACATTTTAATGATTTCTTCTAATATGCAAAGACtccaaaatgaaatgaaaccaATCAGGAACCAACTCAAGTCTCAGGCCTCCCCAGAAGTTGCAAGCCAAAGTCAGGAAGGAAACAATAATGAGGACCCAGGAAAAAGGAGCgtaaagcagaaacaaaatgaGAGAGGGGAGAAAACCAAAGAGCAGGAAAAAGCTGCTGACATTTCAAGAcgaaaaataaacaagaacacTCACCGTGGACCAAATATATATTCTTCTAAATTTGGTTCTAAAACCTTTTCTCAAAAAAGTCCCATGAGAACATTCAAGATGAAGATACCTTTCTCATGTACAAGCTGTGGAAAAAAGTTCCCCTATAGGTACCCTTTAACtgttcacatgagaactcacacaggtgagaaaccgTTCACATGTACAGCCTGTGGAAAAAGTTACAGGTGTAAAAGTCATTTATCATttcacatgagaattcacacaggtgagaagccattCACATGTACAACTTGTGGAATGAGTTACATGTATAAaattggtttaactcaacatatgagaactcacacaggtgagaaaccaTTCACATGTACAGTCTGTGGAAAGAATTTCAGGCAAAAAGGTGGCTTAACTGTTCACAttagaactcacacaggtgaaaagCCATTCACATGTACAACATGTGGAAAGAGTTACAGGGATCAAACTGGTATAACTCAACACATGATAACTCACACAGGCAAGGAACCATTCACATGTACAGCCTGTGGAAAAAGTTACTGTCAAAAAGGTGGTATAATtgttcacatgagaactcacacaggtgagaaaccaTTCACATGTTCaacctgtggaaagagttacaaggaaaaaaatggtttaacatatcacatgagaattcacacaggcGAGAAACCATTCACATGTACAgcctgtggaaaaagtttcactCACAGATATGAATTAACTTATCACATGAGGACTCACACAGGTGAGGAACCATTCACATGTACAGcctgtggaaagagttacagGAATAAAAGTGGTTTAACttatcacatgagaactcacacaggtgagaagccattCACATGTACAGcctgtggaaagagttacagGGATAAAACTGGTATAACTCAACACATGATAACTCACACAGGCAAGGAACCGTTCACATGTATAGCCTGTGGAAAGAATTACAGTCAAAAAGGTGGTTTAACtgttcacatgagaactcacacaggtgagaaaccaTTCACATGTACaacctgtggaaagagttacaaggaaaaaaatggtttaacttatcacatgagaactcacacaggcgAGAAACCATTCACATGTACAgcctgtggaaaaagtttcactCACAGATATGAATTAACTTATCACTTGAGGACTCACACAGGTGAGGAACCATTCACATGTACAGcctgtggaaagagttacagGAATAAAAGTGGTTTAACTTATCACATGAGAagccacacaggtgagaagccattCACATGTACAGcctgtggaaagagttacagGGATAAAAGTAGTTTAACttatcacatgagaactcacacaggtgagaaaccaTTCACGTGTACAGCCTATGAATACAATTTGACAGAAGTTATTTAA